AAATAGACATAATCTCTTCTGCACTTCGTTTCATCAAGAATACATTGTACATAGCAACTGCTCGATAGGGAGTTTGCGTTGAGTATTGGTCTTTTAAATCTTTTAGTTGTAATGACACAGGAAGTGGTGTGACCTCATCGTATGCACTCTCTAAAAACCGATCATTCCACTCCATTTCTGTGGTTAGAAAAGCGCTCATAAATGGTGCAGTTATTCCTTTCAACGGCTCACCAACATGTGTTTCCTTGCCATAGAATAATGCTGCAGGCATGATTTTTCCAATTGTCCCTGAATAAATATATTCCTGTAGGTCTGCTGGATCTTGTGAAAAAGAAGGTTCACTATTCAAAAATAATATAATTTCTAAATCATGTTTTCTTTGTAATTCAGCGATATGTTTTACTGCTTGACGCATGCCAGCAGAGTTTACCTCTTCATCAGGTACTGTTACCAGTAATAGATTTATCGGCCATTGTTCTTCAATTGCACGTTCAATCATTTGCATATGAAGTGCCAGGCCCATTTTCATATCCATTACGCCTCTACCGAACAAGTAATCCCCAGATTCCAAGTCTTTTCTAGCAGACTTATTTAACATATCTAAATTAGATTTAAATGCTTTTGTTAGTTCTTCTGGCATTGTAGCTAATGGCATTAATGATCCATATTCTTGAATTTGTACTGTATCAAAATGACTGATCAATACAACTGTATCCTTATTAGGTGAATTTTTATATATAGCCGAAACTACCTGTCTACCATAATCAACCTCACAAAAATCTAAAAGTGTTGGATGATCTTTAAAATATTGAAGTTGTTGCAATTTTGCTAAGAACTTTTTTGAAAATTGTTGTTCCCCTTTAGTCAATGTTTGGCTTTCCCAACTAACAAGCTCATAAAGCAACTTACGTAATTTATCAGGAGAATTCCATATCATGACCCCACCATCCCTCTAATTATGGTTTTCTTCTCCTTTAATGGTAAAACACCATAAAAAGGAAATAGAGTAATTTGAATATATGAAAATTTCCATTAGAGGTCAATAGCATCTTAATACGCAAATTTATTTTTTCTATCATAGTTACGAAATGTATATTTATGGTAGAATAACCATTAATGTTCCTCATTTTATAACGTGTTAACATAGCTTTCTATTGATCATTTAAATTAACATGATGGTGATTTTCCTTCCTTATTTAAGGTTGGATGGAAGAAAAAATAACATCTAAAATTAAATTTTAGATGTTTTATGATTTCAAAAAAATCTTGCAGATATTAATGTGACTTTTATTTCTAACTTAGAGGTGAATTTTAATGATTGAAACCAAAAGATGTAGACTTTTTACCGTTAATCAAGAGCATTATCAAAACATTCAACAACTATATAAGAATCATGATGTTCGAAAATATCTTGGAGGGATTGTGAATGATGAGACTTTCAAAGAAGTATTTTCCCAAATGATTCATGCACCTACTAAGTCTTTTTATTGGATTATAAATGAGAAACAACTCAATACTTTTATCGGATTAATCTCATTAGATCTCCATCATGACGGGGAAAGTACTGAAATTTCCTATCAGTTCCTCCCAAACTGGTGGCATAAAGGTTATGCAACGGAGGTAGTTTGTGAAATATTATTATTTGGTTTTCATACATTAAACCTTGAATATATCGTTGCTGAAACACAATTTGCTAATATCGCTTCTCGAAAACTATTAGAAAAAGTAGGAATGCAGTTAAAGGAAACGACCGAGCGATTTGGAGAACTTCAAGCAATATATTTTATTAATAAATAAGCAATTATTAACAAATTACTCTATTAAAAATTGATCATCTTCAATAGCTACAATCCTTCCAATTTTTAAGAAATTCACTATTTCTTTTGATTTTTAGGGATATTATATGCTCTTTGAAGATTTGCTATTTTTTCAGGATATTTTTCATTTAGATAGTTCATTGCATTTTGTTCTAGAGAAGTTCTTACATGTAATTCGTAAGCGTCTTTATGTTGTTTAGAATAATCAGAAACAAGTCGATCAAAAGCTGCAGTTTTTATGGCTTGTGGTTTTAAATATTGATCAATTATTTGTTGTTCACTTAATTTTAAAACCCCAAGCAATTCTTTAAAGTCTTCCCACTTTTTAGGGTCTTGCTTTAGTTCCTGAAGATTCTCCAGAAATTCCTCTTCTTTTTTATTTATCTCATTTTCAGTTAATACAATTCCTTTACTTAAGGCATAAGCATAATCTGCATCAAGCTGTAAAGTATCATTAAATGCTTTATATTTGGCCTCTTCTACTGATAATGTATTCTGATGTATTTGGGATTTTATGTTGATCTCATAGAAATTTTTATCCAGGATTGGAACATCATTTGCAGTATGTTTCGGGTAATTATTTATTTGGGTGAAAATAAATAGAAACATACAACCAGTTACTATAAGTGTTACGATACTGTAGCCCCAATTAAATTTATTTTTTTGTGTGGATTGATTTTCAATATTTCTTAAAACATTCCTCACAACTTTTTCTTTACTCTTAGTAAGATTATTTAGGTCTTCAAAATATGTTTTACTCATTTAAAAGCACCTCCCAATCGCAATTCTGCAATTGTGTTTTCAACAGTTCTTTGCTTCTCCTAAGTCTAGTTTTTACCGTACTTTCTGGAATTTCTAATAATCTAGAAATTTCTTTAATAGTCATATCTTCAAAATAAAAATAGATAAGCGGTTCTCTATGCTTCAATGGAAGCTTTAAAATAGCTTCTCCTACAATTGTTTCTTCATCTTTTCTAATTAGATTGTCCATTTTCATTTGTCCGTGTATACTAAACAACTTATTTTGCAAACTGATTTTCCGATATGACCAGCTTTTCAAATAATCTTTACTTTTATTCACAACCATTCTTGAGAGATAAGCGTTCAATTCACCACGTTCTTCATAACTATTTTTGCTAGCATAGAATTTTATAAATGTTTCTTGAACAATGTCTTCAGCAATTTGTAAATCTTTTACGTAATAATAAGATAAACGTAATAATGATTCTGTATGTTGATGCATTATTCGTTCTAATTCTACAATATTTACCAAATTTACCATCTACTCCTTTCTTTGTATTTTAAACGAACCTCAATATGTAAAAGTTTGTTTTATGTAAAAATTTTTAAATAAAAAATCCTACATTCGACTTTTACATCGCATGTAGGATTTTAGAAATGCTCTTACTTAACCGGTGATAGTTCACTTTCGATTAACCATTTATGATTTTTAACTTCAGCACCACCATTAGTTGGGGTGTAATTCACCATATAAACGGTTGTTTTCTTACCAGAATCAATTGTGGCCATTGCACCTTTCATCCCTGGTAAATGGTCTGCTTCCAGTGTTACTTTAGCTCCTGGTTGAAGTGTTTTATTATCCGCACTTCTGATCTCTTCCTGGATTACCCATTTGTGATTTTTTACTACGGCACCACCAGTTGTCGGTGTGTATGTTACTGCATAGGCAATCGTGTCATATGCACCAACAATAGTAGCCTTCGCCCCATTCATGCCCTCCACATGGTTGGCATTGATTGTTACTTGACTTCCAACAGGATACGTAGGATTTGTAGCCTTTTTTACGCCATTCGGTACGATACCTGTATTCGAATGATTGATATCGGTATCAGTATTGTCATTTGTAAGCGTATGATCTGGTGCTGTTGGGCTTGGGGCTGGAGTTGTATTTGGAGCTGTATTCATAGTATCATCAGGAGCTACGTTTACATTCCTATTTACTTCGTTCTTTCCTGTGTTAGTCGTACCACAAGCAACTAAAGCAAAAACTGCCACAAAAGATAGGATTACCATTAATACATTCTTTTTCATGCTATTCCTCCATATATTCAGCTTTTATTAACCTTACACTAAAATTATTCCCAACCACTCGAATATTAAACATAGGTCAATAAAGTCAAATGAAAAATTTTAAAAGCATGATTTAAGAGTAATTAGAATGAATGTTGTATAAAATAGTAGATATCCGTTAATCGTTTTCAAGAATCAATTCTATTTGTGCGATAATTTCTATTCCATGTATTGCTTGTGTAGCAAGTCTATCTGCTTCGGTATTCATTTTTCTTGATACATGTTCGTATTCAGGTTGAATGCCTAATTTCTTTAACTGATCATCAATGCGATCAGCCCACTTTGCCAACTCAGGTTCGAGCACTGCCCATTCACCGTTCATCTGACTAATTACTACTTGAGAATCTCCGATGAACCTGATTGGCATTGTTTTTACATTTAAGAGTTCTAATTCAACAATACTTAAATGAAGTGCTGCATATTCTGCTTCATTATTCGAATTCAATCCAACTGTTTGTGCGTTTTTTCGAACACGATAAGGTTTTCCATTCTGTTCAAAGTAAATAACACATCCTAATCCCGAGATACCTGTTCCGATATCAAATCCACCATCAAAATAAACGGTAATATTATGAGGTTCTCCTTCGACTTCCTTTAAATATTTTTTCATTTCTTTGATGGTCCAAGTGCTATCAAACTGATCGATAAAAGTAATACTCTTCGCACGGCCCGTTTTTTCTAAATCTTGTGCAATCTTTAGTCCTTGTTCTGCTGGTATTTCGTCTGAACGAAATACTGTCTCCGTTCCTTTTGGCGTCCTGTATACCCATTCAATAATAATCTTCATAACAGGCCTCTCCTTCTTATATCCATCGAATTTTTTCCTTTTTATTTTCTCCAGTGTAGTCAATAATTATGAAAAAGATTTGATACAGTAGATAACAATACCCCTACCTTACTTTCACCCATCTTTTTATCATACGAGAGACGGTTTCGTGCATTAATGAAATTGCAATTTTTTTTGCTCTACAAAAACACTTACTACTCCAAAAAACAAAAGTAATACTACGCCAAGGAGCGTAATATTTGACCATTGTAACCTTGGATTGAAAAGTTGGAAAAAGAATGTAAAAACAGGAATGAAACATAATGACATCATTACTAAAAAAACTTCACAATATTGAATACCTTTTTGAAGTAGATACATCGGTATTAAAACACCAATGACCGTCATTACTAAAATCCAACTAATATTTTCGACTGAATAGGTGAACATTACATCATAGGTAAATATAAACGAAAGCAAAATAATGCCGTAAAATCTTTTTGACAAAATCATCGAAGTTGTCCATCCTACTTCACTTAATTGCTTAGAATAGACTGTACATAACACAGCACCAAGTCCACATAATATACTAGCCCCAACGCCAATAATACTATATTGATCCCAAGTTCGTACTGCAGACTGTCCCGAAAAGATGGCAACAATAAGTAATATACAGGCGCCAAAAATCCCGAGTGCAATCCCCCACTGTGCATTTATTACTCGTTTCTTTTGTTGAATTGTTAGTAGCAATACAAATAATGGTCCTAATCCCATCTCAAGCGAACTCACAATCGCTGGTTCAATATATTTTAATGCAAAATAAAATCCCATGAAAGCTAAAATAGAAGCAATGTTTAACTTAAATAACGATGATCTTGCCTCTTTCCAGCGTGGCTCTACTTTTTGCTTACTTGTGATGAGTTGAAAAAAGACTGTCGTTATGAAAAAACTTATTCCTGTAAATAGAAATGGGTGTACTGTCTGCACACGATACCCATAATAGACTTGACTGACTGAGGTTAAAATTGCTGACAGTAATAAACTTAATACGCCAATCGAATACATTTTGCGTTTATCTTCAACTACAATTTTCATAAATTCCCCCATAAGTGAAAATTTTTATCTCGAATATGTAGTAAATTGTTCAATCTTCATATACTCTTTTATTCATTTAATACTTCATTAATTGAAAACACTTAAGATCCAAAGACAAAAAACTATAAATAAACTTTTAACTAATAAGTTTACCTACAGTTTTTTAGTGTTACTTCCTTGTCATTATAAATAAACCTCCGCAATGTGAAATCGGATGAAATTCACATTGCGAGAATTCTTTCAATACTGGATATAGCTCTTCTTCAACAAAATAATATTCCTCATCGTCCCAATAATTTATACTGTCTCTTCTACAAGTTTCGAGTCGATCTCTTGTTTTGAAGGCAATATCACCGATTATTATTTTACCTTCCTCTGATAGTAGAGTTAGTAAGTTTTTAATAAAAGGAATTTTTTCCTCATCTGATAAGTGGTGCAATGCATAGGTACTGATGATAAAGTCATACTTATTGTTCTTGAAAGAATCAGGGAATCCCTTCGAGATATCCCATTCCATTAAATGTGCAGTCGGCATTTTAGCTTGTGCAATTTTAATCATCTCTGAAGAAAAGT
This window of the Rummeliibacillus pycnus genome carries:
- a CDS encoding M20/M25/M40 family metallo-hydrolase, encoding MIWNSPDKLRKLLYELVSWESQTLTKGEQQFSKKFLAKLQQLQYFKDHPTLLDFCEVDYGRQVVSAIYKNSPNKDTVVLISHFDTVQIQEYGSLMPLATMPEELTKAFKSNLDMLNKSARKDLESGDYLFGRGVMDMKMGLALHMQMIERAIEEQWPINLLLVTVPDEEVNSAGMRQAVKHIAELQRKHDLEIILFLNSEPSFSQDPADLQEYIYSGTIGKIMPAALFYGKETHVGEPLKGITAPFMSAFLTTEMEWNDRFLESAYDEVTPLPVSLQLKDLKDQYSTQTPYRAVAMYNVFLMKRSAEEIMSIFENVANEAMEKCQLRYDEICRKQRITGVGKIEVLRFEELYNYAVKKLGIKKVSELTDSVTENQSLDDREKSFRIADQLMIHCKELAPAVVLLFAPPYYPPANSSDHPFIKEAISLLLEESKKYNIPLKQIHYFNGICDLSYCQFYNDKDWQTFEKNTPVWGKTYDIPFEEIAQFSAPVLNVGPFGKDPHQISERLHVKSAFEEMPQLLYELLKFICARSNITE
- a CDS encoding GNAT family N-acetyltransferase; the encoded protein is MIETKRCRLFTVNQEHYQNIQQLYKNHDVRKYLGGIVNDETFKEVFSQMIHAPTKSFYWIINEKQLNTFIGLISLDLHHDGESTEISYQFLPNWWHKGYATEVVCEILLFGFHTLNLEYIVAETQFANIASRKLLEKVGMQLKETTERFGELQAIYFINK
- a CDS encoding sigma-70 family RNA polymerase sigma factor — its product is MVNIVELERIMHQHTESLLRLSYYYVKDLQIAEDIVQETFIKFYASKNSYEERGELNAYLSRMVVNKSKDYLKSWSYRKISLQNKLFSIHGQMKMDNLIRKDEETIVGEAILKLPLKHREPLIYFYFEDMTIKEISRLLEIPESTVKTRLRRSKELLKTQLQNCDWEVLLNE
- a CDS encoding YdhK family protein: MKKNVLMVILSFVAVFALVACGTTNTGKNEVNRNVNVAPDDTMNTAPNTTPAPSPTAPDHTLTNDNTDTDINHSNTGIVPNGVKKATNPTYPVGSQVTINANHVEGMNGAKATIVGAYDTIAYAVTYTPTTGGAVVKNHKWVIQEEIRSADNKTLQPGAKVTLEADHLPGMKGAMATIDSGKKTTVYMVNYTPTNGGAEVKNHKWLIESELSPVK
- a CDS encoding reverse transcriptase-like protein, yielding MKIIIEWVYRTPKGTETVFRSDEIPAEQGLKIAQDLEKTGRAKSITFIDQFDSTWTIKEMKKYLKEVEGEPHNITVYFDGGFDIGTGISGLGCVIYFEQNGKPYRVRKNAQTVGLNSNNEAEYAALHLSIVELELLNVKTMPIRFIGDSQVVISQMNGEWAVLEPELAKWADRIDDQLKKLGIQPEYEHVSRKMNTEADRLATQAIHGIEIIAQIELILEND
- a CDS encoding DMT family transporter, translating into MKIVVEDKRKMYSIGVLSLLLSAILTSVSQVYYGYRVQTVHPFLFTGISFFITTVFFQLITSKQKVEPRWKEARSSLFKLNIASILAFMGFYFALKYIEPAIVSSLEMGLGPLFVLLLTIQQKKRVINAQWGIALGIFGACILLIVAIFSGQSAVRTWDQYSIIGVGASILCGLGAVLCTVYSKQLSEVGWTTSMILSKRFYGIILLSFIFTYDVMFTYSVENISWILVMTVIGVLIPMYLLQKGIQYCEVFLVMMSLCFIPVFTFFFQLFNPRLQWSNITLLGVVLLLFFGVVSVFVEQKKLQFH
- a CDS encoding class I SAM-dependent methyltransferase; translation: MLNKQGFNLWANNYDHTVQLSEESNQYPFAGYKTILNTIFNEIMQKSQSKVLDIGFGTAVLTSKLYEEGHTIDGLDFSSEMIKIAQAKMPTAHLMEWDISKGFPDSFKNNKYDFIISTYALHHLSDEEKIPFIKNLLTLLSEEGKIIIGDIAFKTRDRLETCRRDSINYWDDEEYYFVEEELYPVLKEFSQCEFHPISHCGGLFIMTRK